Proteins from a single region of Streptomyces vinaceus:
- a CDS encoding enoyl-CoA hydratase/isomerase family protein produces the protein MKTEDGADDPVLFSTEGHTGVITLNRPRALNALTHTMVLRITEALASWEQDPAVVQVLLRGAGERGLCAGGDIRAIHDDAKAGGDASEAFWRDEYRLNARIARYPKPYVALMDGIVMGGGVGLSAHGGVRVVTERSRVAMPETGIGFVPDVGGTHLLARAPGELGTHLALTGAAVGAADALLCGLADHFVPAARLPELTAALAVAPAHEVTARFARPPAPGELAGWRDWIDRCYAADTVEEIVERLSAEGDPAAKEAAGTILSKSPTSLKVTLAAVRRARGLGSLERVLEQEFRVSCHALRAPDLVEGVRAQVVDKDRDPRWSPSALAEVTDADVERFFAPLGAARELRLP, from the coding sequence GTGAAGACGGAAGACGGCGCAGACGACCCGGTCCTGTTCAGCACCGAGGGCCACACGGGGGTGATCACCCTCAACCGCCCCAGGGCCCTCAACGCCCTCACCCACACCATGGTGTTGCGGATCACCGAGGCCCTCGCCTCCTGGGAGCAGGACCCCGCCGTCGTCCAGGTCCTCCTGCGCGGCGCCGGCGAGCGGGGGCTGTGCGCCGGCGGGGACATCCGGGCCATCCACGACGACGCGAAGGCCGGCGGCGACGCCTCCGAGGCCTTCTGGCGTGACGAGTACCGGCTGAACGCGCGGATCGCCCGCTACCCGAAGCCGTACGTGGCCCTCATGGACGGGATCGTCATGGGCGGCGGAGTCGGCCTCTCCGCCCACGGCGGCGTGCGCGTCGTCACCGAACGCTCCCGCGTCGCCATGCCCGAGACCGGCATCGGCTTCGTCCCCGACGTGGGCGGTACGCACCTCCTCGCCCGCGCCCCGGGCGAACTCGGCACCCACCTGGCCCTGACCGGGGCCGCCGTGGGCGCGGCCGACGCGCTGCTGTGCGGGCTCGCCGACCACTTCGTGCCCGCCGCCCGGCTGCCGGAGCTGACCGCGGCCCTGGCCGTCGCCCCGGCGCACGAGGTGACGGCGCGCTTCGCCCGGCCGCCCGCGCCGGGTGAACTGGCCGGGTGGCGCGACTGGATCGACCGCTGCTACGCCGCCGACACCGTCGAGGAGATCGTCGAGCGGCTGTCGGCCGAGGGCGATCCGGCCGCCAAGGAGGCCGCCGGGACGATCCTGTCGAAGTCCCCCACCTCCCTCAAGGTCACCCTGGCCGCCGTCCGCCGGGCCCGCGGACTCGGGTCCCTGGAGCGGGTGCTGGAGCAGGAGTTCCGCGTCTCGTGCCACGCCCTGCGCGCCCCCGACCTGGTGGAGGGTGTACGGGCGCAGGTCGTCGACAAGGACCGCGACCCCCGCTGGTCCCCGTCCGCGCTCGCCGAGGTCACCGACGCGGACGTGGAGCGGTTCTTCGCCCCGCTCGGCGCGGCCCGCGAGCTGCGGCTGCCCTGA
- a CDS encoding molybdopterin-dependent oxidoreductase encodes MTTGVKADPGRRRRVLGGAVCGLVAACAGLAVAELASAAVRPEASPVTAVGGAVVDRTPVGVKEWAIREFGTADKLLLALGIVLALAAVAALAGVLAVRHLPAGIALAGCFGLVGAAAALSRPGATWHDALPSLGGGLAAAGVLYVLVSVLTRPRPVGAPPGGAWSLDRRGFGRLVGAALVASAGIGYAGRRLGAYGSAGATASRADLVLPEPAVPAPPVPPGAQLPVPGISPFITPNGDFYRVDTALVVPRVDADTWRLRIHGEGVSNPLELGFRELLARPLVEHDITLCCVSNEVGGPYAGNARWLGVRLADLLREAGVRPPSRGGPADQLVARSVDGMTIGTPVETVMDGRDALLAVGMNGEPLPFAHGFPVRMVVPGLYGYVSACKWLTELRLTTFAAYDAYWVRRSWAQQGPVKTQSRIDTPRPSAEPAEGRVAVAGVAWAQHRGIARVEVRVDAGPWQEARLGAADGNDTWREWVWEWEATAGPHTLEVRATDGTGAVQTGVRTGTVPDGATGWHSVPVRVRPGPGRKA; translated from the coding sequence ATGACGACCGGTGTGAAGGCTGACCCGGGGCGGCGCCGCCGCGTCCTGGGCGGCGCCGTCTGCGGGCTGGTCGCCGCCTGCGCCGGGCTGGCCGTGGCCGAGCTGGCCTCGGCGGCGGTCCGGCCCGAGGCCTCCCCGGTCACCGCGGTCGGCGGAGCCGTCGTCGACCGTACGCCGGTGGGCGTCAAGGAGTGGGCGATCCGGGAGTTCGGCACCGCCGACAAGCTGCTGCTGGCCCTCGGGATCGTCCTCGCCCTGGCCGCGGTGGCGGCCCTGGCCGGGGTGCTCGCCGTACGGCACCTGCCCGCCGGTATCGCGCTCGCCGGCTGTTTCGGGCTGGTCGGGGCGGCGGCCGCGCTCAGCCGGCCCGGGGCGACCTGGCACGACGCGCTGCCTTCGCTGGGCGGCGGACTGGCGGCGGCCGGGGTGCTGTACGTCCTGGTCAGCGTCTTGACCAGGCCCCGTCCGGTGGGCGCGCCGCCGGGCGGCGCCTGGTCGCTGGACCGGCGCGGCTTCGGCCGGCTGGTCGGCGCGGCCCTCGTGGCCTCGGCCGGGATCGGGTACGCGGGGCGGCGGCTCGGCGCGTACGGCTCGGCCGGGGCGACGGCCTCGCGGGCGGACCTGGTCCTGCCGGAACCGGCCGTGCCCGCGCCGCCGGTGCCTCCCGGCGCGCAGCTGCCGGTCCCCGGGATCTCCCCCTTCATCACCCCCAACGGGGATTTCTACCGCGTGGACACCGCCCTGGTCGTCCCCCGGGTGGACGCGGACACCTGGCGGCTGCGCATCCACGGCGAGGGCGTCTCGAACCCGCTCGAACTCGGGTTCCGCGAGCTGCTGGCCCGCCCGCTCGTCGAGCACGACATCACCCTGTGCTGCGTGTCGAACGAGGTCGGGGGCCCGTACGCGGGCAATGCCCGCTGGCTCGGCGTGCGCCTGGCCGACCTGCTGCGCGAGGCGGGGGTGCGGCCTCCCTCGCGGGGCGGGCCGGCGGACCAGCTGGTGGCCCGCTCGGTGGACGGGATGACGATCGGGACGCCGGTCGAGACGGTGATGGACGGCCGGGACGCGCTGCTGGCCGTCGGGATGAACGGCGAGCCGCTGCCCTTCGCGCACGGCTTCCCGGTACGGATGGTCGTACCGGGCCTGTACGGGTACGTCTCGGCCTGCAAGTGGCTGACCGAGCTGCGGCTGACGACCTTCGCGGCGTACGACGCGTACTGGGTGCGCCGGTCCTGGGCGCAGCAGGGCCCGGTCAAGACGCAGTCCCGCATCGACACCCCGCGCCCGTCCGCCGAGCCCGCGGAGGGACGGGTGGCGGTGGCCGGGGTGGCGTGGGCACAGCACCGGGGCATCGCCCGGGTGGAGGTACGGGTGGACGCGGGGCCGTGGCAGGAGGCCCGGCTCGGGGCGGCGGACGGCAACGACACCTGGCGGGAGTGGGTGTGGGAGTGGGAGGCGACCGCGGGGCCGCACACGCTGGAAGTCCGCGCGACCGACGGTACGGGGGCCGTCCAGACGGGTGTGCGCACGGGAACCGTCCCCGACGGGGCGACCGGGTGGCACTCGGTGCCGGTGCGTGTCCGGCCGGGGCCCGGGAGGAAGGCATGA
- a CDS encoding AraC family transcriptional regulator yields MQEIRHTPRAATSIRALDTHVGIDPHRHDDHQIAYAGSGVLSVTTDAGTWVAPTTRALWIPAGTVHEHRAYGRTDLHSVGLPTRLNPLSLDTPAVIAVGPLLRELILAYTRDPEDEGPERRRLLAVLLDQLRAAPLQPLHLPAPADPRLAAVCALLRADPADSRGLAALGAAAGAGASERTLSRLFRSELGMTFPQWRTQLRLHQALRLLAVGTPVTAVAHRCGWSSASAFIDVFRRAFGHTPGSHPGRLR; encoded by the coding sequence ATGCAGGAAATCCGCCACACTCCCCGGGCCGCGACCAGCATCCGCGCGCTCGACACCCACGTCGGGATCGACCCGCACCGGCACGACGACCACCAGATCGCCTACGCCGGCTCGGGGGTGCTGTCCGTCACCACCGACGCCGGCACCTGGGTGGCCCCCACCACCCGCGCCCTGTGGATCCCGGCCGGGACGGTGCACGAGCACCGGGCGTACGGGCGCACCGACCTGCACTCCGTGGGGCTGCCGACCCGGCTCAACCCGCTCTCCCTGGACACCCCCGCCGTGATCGCCGTGGGACCCCTGCTGCGCGAGCTGATCCTGGCCTACACGCGGGACCCCGAGGACGAAGGCCCCGAGCGGCGCCGGCTGCTCGCCGTCCTGCTCGACCAGCTGCGCGCCGCCCCCCTGCAACCCCTGCACCTGCCCGCGCCCGCCGACCCGCGGCTGGCGGCGGTCTGCGCCCTGCTGCGCGCCGATCCGGCGGACTCCCGGGGGCTCGCGGCCCTGGGCGCGGCCGCCGGCGCCGGGGCGAGCGAGCGGACGCTGAGCCGTCTCTTCCGCTCCGAACTCGGCATGACCTTCCCGCAGTGGCGCACCCAGCTGCGCCTCCACCAGGCGCTGCGGCTGCTGGCCGTCGGCACCCCGGTCACCGCCGTCGCGCACCGCTGCGGCTGGTCCTCCGCGAGCGCCTTCATCGACGTCTTCCGGCGGGCCTTCGGACACACCCCCGGGTCCCACCCCGGCCGGCTGCGGTGA
- a CDS encoding oxygenase MpaB family protein → MTTAETASVPPLPRYDDAALDALSTQGDPLADETVAALLRRGEVGDLNTLMRFFTTAGDPLPERLPASARGYFEATALPPAWIDWDVMERARLFFADNAAHINTGLSFAAMPVSYAVPRMARLLSCTHSLAYPSRRMANTGQFVTYLMRSDSFAEGSTFLPAAQKVRLLHAAVRHHLRHGGHWDVERDGLPICQEDLIAGQTFFSLLVLDAMHRLGIHMTEEGAEAYYYAWRVVAALLGCDMAAVPEDLAEARAYCDLYLERHLGPSPEGVVLYAQLLRLYEDVVPGTLFDPMVPATVRYLVGDTIGDWLEVPRGPWDAAAKAVPVVLGLLETIEDSSPFAEWALDKAGSLLAGFELSALTRGRVMHHAIPAELKPEYGVKAPRTGRWVPPAPARAR, encoded by the coding sequence GTGACCACCGCCGAGACCGCCTCCGTCCCCCCGCTCCCCCGCTACGACGACGCCGCCCTCGACGCGCTGTCCACCCAGGGCGATCCGCTCGCCGACGAGACCGTCGCCGCTCTGCTGCGCCGCGGCGAGGTGGGCGACCTCAACACGCTCATGCGGTTCTTCACCACCGCCGGGGACCCGCTGCCCGAGCGGCTCCCGGCCTCCGCGCGCGGCTACTTCGAGGCCACCGCCCTGCCCCCCGCCTGGATCGACTGGGACGTCATGGAGCGGGCCCGGCTCTTCTTCGCGGACAACGCCGCCCACATCAACACCGGCCTGTCCTTCGCCGCGATGCCCGTCAGCTACGCCGTCCCCCGGATGGCCCGGCTGCTGTCCTGCACGCACTCGCTCGCGTACCCCTCCCGCCGGATGGCCAACACCGGCCAGTTCGTCACGTACCTCATGCGGAGCGACTCCTTCGCCGAGGGCAGCACGTTCCTCCCGGCCGCGCAGAAGGTACGGCTGCTGCACGCCGCGGTCCGCCACCACCTGCGCCACGGCGGCCACTGGGACGTGGAGCGGGACGGGCTGCCCATCTGCCAGGAGGACCTGATCGCCGGGCAGACCTTCTTCTCGCTGCTGGTGCTCGACGCCATGCACCGGCTCGGCATCCACATGACCGAGGAGGGCGCGGAGGCCTACTACTACGCCTGGCGGGTGGTGGCGGCGCTGCTGGGCTGCGACATGGCGGCCGTACCGGAGGACCTCGCCGAGGCGCGCGCCTACTGCGACCTCTACCTGGAGCGCCATCTCGGCCCCTCGCCCGAGGGCGTGGTCCTCTACGCCCAGCTGCTGCGGCTGTACGAGGACGTGGTACCCGGCACGCTCTTCGACCCGATGGTCCCGGCCACCGTCCGCTACCTGGTCGGCGACACCATCGGCGACTGGCTGGAGGTCCCGCGCGGCCCCTGGGACGCGGCGGCCAAGGCGGTCCCGGTGGTGCTGGGGCTGCTGGAGACCATCGAGGACAGCAGCCCGTTCGCGGAGTGGGCGCTCGACAAGGCGGGTTCGCTGCTCGCCGGCTTCGAGCTGTCCGCGCTGACCCGGGGGCGGGTCATGCACCACGCCATCCCCGCCGAGCTGAAGCCGGAGTACGGGGTGAAGGCGCCGCGCACCGGGCGCTGGGTGCCACCGGCTCCGGCGCGGGCGCGCTGA
- a CDS encoding alpha/beta hydrolase produces the protein MELTSTSFLVTLITVTVLAMLAALLLWNRIPGPGWVRWPVRVLMIALCQLTSIAVIATWINGSYGLYSSWNDLLGTENVQNSSAMTGPPLGRARFTQGGDGTQSTYFRGSHSKLAGQVIVWTPPEYRAPGAEKTRFPVLMLLHGYPGSPRTWIDLGGMPGTLDQLIRLGAAHPFIVVIPDVYPGGVNTDCSNTPARKVASWLAEDVTDLVAKNFRTLPEPGGWGVMGVSTGAFCAAKLPLQYPKVFRAGAALDPDPLTGDPQVLSDPVLRERNSPLWLVRQAKRADVGLFLATSAQDKDSPPAQLEAFSRAAAGSGVRVKTLVRPSGGHNFQTWTAMYPDALGWLSTELSPPGDGRG, from the coding sequence GTGGAGCTGACCAGTACGTCGTTCCTCGTCACGCTGATCACCGTCACCGTACTCGCCATGCTCGCCGCACTGCTGCTGTGGAACCGGATCCCGGGGCCGGGGTGGGTGCGCTGGCCCGTGCGGGTCCTGATGATCGCGCTGTGCCAGCTGACCTCGATCGCGGTGATCGCGACCTGGATCAACGGCAGCTACGGGCTCTACTCCTCGTGGAACGACCTGCTGGGCACGGAGAACGTGCAGAACTCCTCGGCGATGACGGGTCCGCCGCTGGGCCGGGCCAGGTTCACCCAGGGCGGGGACGGGACGCAGAGCACCTATTTCCGCGGCTCCCATTCGAAACTCGCCGGACAGGTGATCGTGTGGACCCCGCCCGAGTACCGGGCGCCGGGAGCGGAGAAGACCCGGTTCCCGGTGCTGATGCTGCTGCACGGGTATCCGGGTTCGCCGCGCACCTGGATCGACCTCGGCGGCATGCCGGGGACGCTGGACCAGCTGATCCGGCTGGGCGCGGCGCACCCGTTCATCGTGGTGATCCCGGACGTGTACCCCGGCGGGGTCAACACCGACTGCAGCAACACGCCGGCGCGGAAGGTGGCCAGCTGGCTCGCGGAGGACGTGACGGACCTGGTCGCGAAGAACTTCCGTACCCTGCCCGAGCCCGGGGGCTGGGGGGTGATGGGGGTCTCGACGGGGGCGTTCTGCGCGGCCAAGCTGCCGCTCCAGTACCCCAAGGTGTTCCGGGCGGGGGCGGCCCTCGACCCGGATCCGCTGACCGGGGACCCGCAGGTGCTGTCCGATCCGGTGCTGCGCGAGCGCAACAGCCCGCTCTGGCTGGTCCGGCAGGCCAAGCGGGCCGACGTCGGGCTGTTCCTGGCGACGTCGGCGCAGGACAAGGACAGCCCGCCGGCGCAGCTGGAGGCCTTCAGCCGGGCCGCGGCGGGCAGCGGGGTCCGGGTGAAGACCCTGGTCCGCCCGTCCGGCGGCCACAACTTCCAGACGTGGACCGCGATGTACCCGGACGCGCTGGGCTGGCTGAGCACGGAGCTCTCCCCGCCCGGCGACGGCCGCGGCTGA
- a CDS encoding cytochrome P450 family protein, which produces MSPDSAPAPAPAPAYVIDPTGGCPHALNARLRARGAVADVVLPGGVPAAVVLGHEALKEFLGHPDAAKDARHFSALHDGTIAPDWPLRVFANAQGMHTADGADHRRLRALVGNAFTARQVERLRPRVEELTAELLDDLARAAAEAPDGVVDLRSRFALPLPMGVICELLGVDPEHRGRLHHLSHTVIIATDTTPAEVVAAVRELVELMGTIAAARRASPGEDLTSALIAAREGDGDRLSEAELIGTMRLMLVAGHETTLNLIGNAVRALCAHRDQLALVQEGKAGWSDVVDETLRWDAPVSWFPFRYAARDLTVDGSVIPRGTPVLAAYSSAGRDEAFHGPDADRFDVTRPAASRHLSFGHGAHYCVGAPLARLEATIALERLFTRFPDLDLAVPEPELPYLHSFIGNGVESLPVRLG; this is translated from the coding sequence TTGTCACCCGACAGCGCACCCGCACCCGCACCCGCACCCGCGTACGTCATCGACCCCACCGGCGGCTGCCCGCACGCCCTCAACGCCCGGCTGCGCGCCCGGGGCGCCGTGGCGGACGTGGTCCTGCCCGGCGGGGTGCCCGCAGCGGTCGTCCTCGGACACGAAGCGCTGAAGGAGTTCCTCGGCCACCCCGACGCGGCCAAGGACGCCCGGCACTTCTCCGCCCTGCACGACGGCACCATCGCGCCCGACTGGCCGCTGCGGGTCTTCGCCAACGCCCAGGGGATGCACACCGCCGACGGCGCCGACCACCGTCGGCTGCGCGCCCTGGTCGGCAACGCCTTCACCGCCCGCCAGGTGGAGCGCCTGCGGCCGCGCGTCGAGGAGCTGACCGCGGAACTCCTCGACGACCTCGCCCGGGCGGCCGCCGAGGCCCCCGACGGGGTCGTGGACCTGCGCAGCCGTTTCGCGCTGCCCCTGCCGATGGGCGTCATCTGCGAGCTGCTCGGCGTGGACCCCGAGCACCGGGGGCGGCTGCACCACCTGTCCCACACCGTGATCATCGCCACCGACACCACTCCCGCGGAGGTGGTGGCCGCCGTACGGGAGCTCGTGGAGCTGATGGGCACGATCGCCGCCGCCCGCCGTGCGAGCCCCGGCGAGGACCTGACCAGCGCGTTGATCGCGGCCCGCGAGGGCGACGGCGACCGGCTCAGCGAGGCCGAACTCATCGGCACCATGCGGCTGATGCTCGTCGCCGGCCACGAGACCACCCTGAACCTGATCGGCAACGCCGTCCGGGCCCTGTGCGCCCACCGCGACCAGCTCGCCCTGGTCCAGGAGGGCAAGGCCGGCTGGTCCGACGTGGTGGACGAGACCCTGCGCTGGGACGCGCCGGTCAGCTGGTTCCCCTTCCGCTACGCCGCCCGTGACCTGACCGTCGACGGGAGCGTGATCCCGCGGGGCACCCCGGTCCTCGCCGCCTACAGCTCGGCCGGCCGCGACGAGGCCTTCCACGGCCCCGACGCCGACCGCTTCGACGTCACGCGCCCCGCCGCCTCCCGCCACCTCTCCTTCGGGCACGGCGCCCACTACTGCGTGGGCGCCCCGCTCGCCCGCCTGGAGGCCACCATCGCCCTGGAGCGGCTGTTCACCCGCTTCCCCGACCTCGACCTCGCGGTCCCCGAGCCCGAACTCCCGTACCTGCACAGCTTCATCGGCAACGGCGTCGAATCCCTCCCGGTCCGGCTCGGGTAG
- a CDS encoding MFS transporter, translating into MNPSKTASEPPAATGTRPLRRRRIAGYAAGHSCVDVYQGAVAALVPFLVSERAYGYAAASGIVLAASLLSSVVQPLFGALADRRAVPWLIPLSTAAAGLGIALVGADAGYPATLAAVALSGLGVAAYHPAAARLVRTAAGGPGHTAMSWFALGGNIGFACAPLLVVGALSVSGPAGWWLLAVPAAVGVVLNLPRPGRDRAGRARTAAPAGAAGAQDRRAFRQLSLVVVVRSVAFIGLSTFIALYVRERGGSGTAGALALFALFAGSAGGTLLGGRLASRWGRVATVRRAYAAAAPAVVGLLCLPLPLVYVCAALAAAALYVPFSLQVTLGQDYLPARMGTASGVTLGLTVSVGGVAGPFIGALADATSVRTALLPLAVLPLLAWALARRLPEPAPAA; encoded by the coding sequence GTGAACCCCTCGAAGACCGCTTCCGAACCGCCCGCCGCCACGGGGACGCGCCCCCTGCGGCGGCGCCGCATCGCCGGCTACGCGGCCGGCCATTCCTGCGTGGACGTCTACCAGGGCGCCGTGGCCGCGCTCGTCCCCTTCCTGGTGTCGGAGCGCGCGTACGGCTACGCGGCCGCCTCCGGGATCGTGCTCGCCGCCTCCCTGCTGTCCTCGGTGGTCCAGCCGCTGTTCGGTGCGCTGGCCGACCGCCGGGCGGTGCCGTGGCTGATCCCGCTGAGCACGGCCGCCGCCGGGCTGGGCATCGCGCTCGTCGGCGCGGACGCCGGGTATCCCGCCACCCTCGCCGCCGTGGCCCTCTCCGGGCTGGGGGTGGCCGCCTATCATCCGGCGGCCGCCCGGCTGGTGCGCACCGCCGCGGGCGGCCCCGGGCACACGGCGATGAGCTGGTTCGCGCTCGGCGGCAACATCGGCTTCGCCTGCGCGCCGCTGCTCGTCGTGGGGGCGCTGTCGGTGTCCGGTCCGGCGGGCTGGTGGCTGCTGGCCGTTCCGGCCGCGGTGGGTGTCGTACTGAACCTGCCCCGGCCCGGGCGGGACCGGGCGGGCCGGGCTCGGACGGCGGCGCCCGCCGGCGCGGCCGGCGCCCAGGACCGCAGGGCGTTCCGGCAGCTCTCCCTCGTGGTGGTCGTCCGCTCCGTCGCGTTCATCGGGCTGAGCACGTTCATCGCCCTGTACGTGCGCGAACGCGGCGGCAGCGGGACCGCCGGGGCGCTGGCCCTGTTCGCCCTGTTCGCGGGCAGCGCCGGCGGCACGCTGCTCGGCGGCCGGCTGGCCTCCCGGTGGGGCCGGGTCGCCACCGTGCGCCGGGCGTACGCGGCGGCCGCGCCCGCCGTCGTGGGCCTGCTGTGCCTGCCCCTCCCCCTGGTGTACGTCTGCGCGGCGCTCGCGGCCGCCGCGCTCTACGTGCCGTTCTCGCTCCAGGTGACGCTCGGCCAGGACTATCTGCCGGCCCGCATGGGGACGGCGAGCGGGGTCACCCTCGGCCTGACGGTCAGCGTCGGCGGCGTGGCCGGCCCCTTCATCGGGGCCCTCGCGGACGCCACCTCCGTACGGACGGCGCTGCTCCCCCTGGCCGTCTTGCCGCTGCTGGCCTGGGCCCTGGCCCGGCGGCTGCCGGAGCCCGCACCGGCCGCGTGA
- a CDS encoding hydrolase translates to MTAAADRTDRSPLTLDDGTALVLIDLQQGILALPTTRPAAEVLANGILLAEAFRARKLPVVLVRVAWSPDGGDLPTTDVDRPGPAAAPPAAFAQIPAELAALGDVVVTKRHWGAFTGTELDLQLRRRGIHRIVLAGISTSVGVESTARTAWEHSYSLVFAEDATADTDPASHAHAFGKIFPRIGKVSTTAEIAAALGA, encoded by the coding sequence ATGACCGCCGCAGCCGACCGCACCGACCGTTCGCCGCTGACCCTGGACGACGGCACCGCCCTGGTCCTCATCGACCTCCAGCAGGGCATCCTGGCCCTGCCGACCACCCGGCCCGCCGCCGAGGTGCTCGCCAACGGCATCCTGCTCGCCGAGGCCTTCCGCGCCCGCAAGCTGCCCGTGGTGCTGGTCCGGGTCGCCTGGTCGCCCGACGGCGGCGACCTGCCCACGACCGACGTGGACCGCCCGGGCCCGGCCGCGGCCCCGCCCGCCGCGTTCGCGCAGATCCCGGCCGAGCTGGCGGCCCTCGGCGACGTGGTGGTCACCAAGCGGCACTGGGGCGCCTTCACCGGCACCGAGCTCGACCTCCAGCTGCGCCGGCGCGGCATCCACCGCATCGTCCTGGCGGGCATCTCCACCAGCGTCGGGGTCGAGTCCACCGCACGTACGGCCTGGGAACACAGCTATTCGCTGGTCTTCGCCGAGGACGCCACCGCCGACACCGACCCCGCGTCCCACGCCCACGCGTTCGGCAAGATCTTCCCCCGCATCGGCAAGGTCAGTACGACCGCGGAGATCGCCGCCGCCCTCGGCGCCTGA
- a CDS encoding GTP-binding protein, whose amino-acid sequence MDFESSDRATAPRREDALPATAAAAVKVVIVGGFGVGKTTLVGSVSEIRPLTTEETMTQAGVGVDDTAGVERKTSTTVAMDFGRISINEELVLYLFGTPGQERFWFLWRGLFEGALGAVVLVDTRRLEVSFDVIGRLEERGVPFVVAVNSFPDAPEHPLEELRSALDLPASVPLVFCDARRRDSSRDVLMTLMRYLHSLAAAPEAS is encoded by the coding sequence ATGGACTTCGAAAGCTCTGACCGGGCCACCGCGCCCCGGCGCGAGGACGCGCTGCCGGCCACGGCCGCCGCCGCAGTCAAGGTGGTGATCGTGGGCGGCTTCGGGGTCGGCAAGACGACCCTCGTCGGCTCGGTCAGCGAGATCCGGCCGCTCACCACCGAGGAGACGATGACCCAGGCCGGGGTCGGCGTCGACGACACCGCGGGCGTGGAGCGCAAGACCTCCACCACCGTGGCCATGGACTTCGGCCGCATCAGCATCAACGAGGAGCTGGTGCTCTACCTGTTCGGCACCCCGGGCCAGGAGCGGTTCTGGTTCCTGTGGCGCGGCCTGTTCGAGGGCGCGCTCGGCGCGGTGGTCCTGGTCGACACCCGCCGCCTGGAGGTCAGCTTCGACGTGATCGGCCGGCTGGAGGAGCGCGGGGTGCCGTTCGTGGTCGCCGTCAACTCCTTCCCCGACGCGCCCGAGCACCCCCTGGAGGAGCTGCGCTCCGCCCTCGACCTGCCCGCGTCCGTACCGCTCGTCTTCTGCGACGCGCGCCGACGTGACTCCAGCCGCGACGTCCTGATGACGCTGATGCGCTATCTGCACTCCCTCGCCGCGGCCCCGGAGGCATCGTGA
- a CDS encoding polyprenyl synthetase family protein has protein sequence MHDHTGFKERIDRVLLRLADEEERELLALHAELSPLSGQLRRALAGGKRLRAAYLYWGWRAAGQPDCEGVIRAAAAMELVHAAACTHDDIIDDSRMRHGRPTAHAAFAAPGARGGAGQRSTALAMILGDLLMGYAGYVFSSCGLPGAYLARTVPLWATLLRETMAGEFLEVLRTRSGQVPQVAESLEVARFKTAKYTVERPLHLGATLGGGSRVLLDAFTAYGLPLGEAFQLRDDLLGTFGDPARTGKSNVDDLRDGKPTALLALTTAAARGADRRLLTELVGRPGLDGEEAAAVRALMERCGARQQVEDMIRERIARAAGALDRVPMPAQARSALRELAGTAAERSL, from the coding sequence GTGCATGACCACACCGGCTTCAAGGAGCGCATCGACCGGGTGCTGCTTCGGCTGGCCGACGAGGAGGAGCGGGAGCTGCTCGCACTGCACGCCGAACTCTCGCCCCTGTCCGGCCAGTTGCGCCGCGCGCTGGCCGGCGGGAAGCGGCTGCGGGCCGCGTACCTGTACTGGGGCTGGCGGGCGGCCGGACAGCCCGACTGCGAGGGCGTGATCCGGGCCGCGGCCGCCATGGAGCTCGTACACGCGGCCGCGTGCACGCACGACGACATCATCGACGACAGCCGGATGCGGCACGGCCGGCCCACCGCGCACGCCGCCTTCGCCGCCCCCGGCGCCCGCGGCGGCGCCGGACAGCGCTCCACCGCCCTCGCGATGATCCTCGGCGACCTGCTGATGGGCTACGCCGGGTACGTCTTCAGCTCCTGCGGGCTGCCCGGGGCCTACCTGGCCCGGACCGTCCCGCTCTGGGCCACGCTGCTGCGCGAGACGATGGCGGGCGAGTTCCTGGAGGTGCTCCGCACCCGGTCCGGGCAGGTCCCGCAGGTGGCGGAGTCGCTGGAGGTGGCCCGCTTCAAGACGGCCAAGTACACCGTCGAGCGGCCGCTGCACCTCGGCGCCACCCTGGGCGGGGGCTCGCGCGTCCTGCTCGACGCCTTCACCGCGTACGGACTGCCGCTCGGCGAGGCCTTCCAGCTGCGCGACGACCTGCTCGGCACCTTCGGCGACCCGGCCAGGACCGGCAAGTCGAACGTGGACGACCTGCGGGACGGCAAACCGACCGCGCTGCTCGCCCTGACCACCGCCGCGGCCCGCGGCGCCGACCGGCGGCTGCTCACGGAGCTGGTCGGCCGCCCCGGCCTGGACGGCGAAGAGGCGGCCGCCGTACGCGCGCTGATGGAGCGCTGCGGGGCCCGGCAGCAGGTCGAGGACATGATCCGCGAGCGCATCGCCCGGGCCGCCGGCGCGCTGGACCGCGTACCGATGCCCGCACAGGCGCGGTCCGCGCTGCGCGAGCTCGCCGGCACCGCCGCCGAGCGCTCGCTGTAA